In Phycodurus eques isolate BA_2022a chromosome 10, UOR_Pequ_1.1, whole genome shotgun sequence, a genomic segment contains:
- the LOC133408671 gene encoding store-operated calcium entry regulator STIMATE-like isoform X1, translating into MAASGLHALSKQSNVAVPVAGLSAMSLSNTSSGPTPAPDNRGCKNGALMNSFGIFLQGLLAVMAFSILMLKRFREPKHERRPWRIWFLDTSKQAIGMLFIHFANVYLSDLNEEDPCSLHTGTNALFPRYLINFLLDASLGMLFIYAGVRAVSAVVEWRQWESLRFGEYGEPIQCSAWLGQCILYILIMMFEKVLIMLVLLIPQWKKLALLNPIDNPELELALVMLIVPFFVNALMFWVVDNFLMKKHRTKAKLEEREEDLRGNGKVRYRRALSHDDSESEILFSADDEMDESDEDDVRRLMGLKTVKKKKLRMGIPV; encoded by the exons ATGGCTGCTAGTGGGCTGCACGCGCTGTCCAAGCAGAGCAACGTGGCAGTGCCAGTGGCAGGACTGTCAGCAATGTCCCTCAGCAACACGTCCTCGGGCCCGACACCAGCTCCTGATAACAGGGGTTGTAAGAATGGCGCCCTAATGAACTCGTTTGGGATCTTCCTTCAAGGACTCCTTGCTGTGATGGCTTTCAGCATTCTCATGT TGAAACGCTTCCGGGAGCCCAAACATGAGAGGAGACCCTGGAGAATCTG GTTCCTGGATACTTCCAAACAGGCGATTGGGATGCTCTTCATCCACTTTGCTAATGTTTACCTTTCAGACCTTAATGAGGAGGATCCCTGCTCGTT GCACACTGGAACCAATGCTTTGTTTCCTAGATACCTCATTAACTTCTTATTGGATGCCTCTCTGGGCATGTTGTTCATCTACGCTGGCGTACGAGCCGTCAGTGCAGTTGTCGAGTGGAGGCAATGGGAGTCTCTCCGTTTTGGAGAATAcg GAGAGCCTATACAGTGCTCAGCATGGTTGGGTCAGTGTATTCTCTACATCCTCATCATGATGTTTGAGAAAGTCCTTATCATGCTGGTCCTCCTCATCCCCCAATGGAAGAAG CTGGCGCTCCTCAACCCCATAGACAATCCTGAGTTGGAACTGGCCCTCGTCATGCTTATCGTTCCATTCTTCGTGAAC GCCCTCATGTTTTGGGTGGTTGACAATTTCCTTATGAAGAAGCACAGGACCAAAGCGAAGCTAGAGGAGAGAGAAGAGGATTTGCGGGGGAACGGCAAGGTGCGCTACAGACGAGCTCTGTCCCACGACGACTCCGAGTCAGAG ATCCTTTTCTCAGCAGACGATGAAATGGATGAGTCAGACGAGGACGATGTTCGCCGCCTTATGGGTCTGAAGACggttaagaagaagaagctgcGCATGGGTATCCCCGTTTGA